A window of the Lolium perenne isolate Kyuss_39 chromosome 7, Kyuss_2.0, whole genome shotgun sequence genome harbors these coding sequences:
- the LOC127315678 gene encoding uncharacterized protein produces the protein MITSGTTAAAASPRFFMTAAAACPGFFTQEETRATAAVAARNEHREDVADGSQAVEEEGEEEEEPTQSAANLSKGKKKRKKDSPPAEPRIKWTPKEEECLAEAWMTVSTNGIIGANQSFDTYWLRVKQAYEERKLVDPYFKKTNMNVFRGDKAMATHWGLMQTACSKWHGIQEECEKRPISGHDLEQKLRRALDMYTDDTGLQFKFLNVYARLENCEKWKEVRTTLSKSKTEQYNPDAPAASAAEGRPELGQKKLKELKKTGNPADRMQASIDKCWADLRTHADGRNDKFDGRWREMLANQGVRIALLKTTAAAKKRNTDLAFLMGGGDMELMDEETRNWYQGHRNDILRATPASPSSSPPAPTSSASPSTSSTAAASTSTAAGSSSAAAAASATTCDEETGPSDEAVPAGTADEPVSV, from the exons atgatcacctccggcaccaccgccgccgctgcgagcccgaggttcttcatgaccgccgccgctgcgtgcccggggttcttcacgcaagaggagacgagggcgacggcagctgtggcggcgcgcaacgagcatcgggaggatgttgccgacggaagccaagccgtcgaagaagaaggcgaggaagaagaagagccaactcaatccgccgccaacctgtcgaaggggaagaagaagaggaagaaggactcgccgcctgccgaaccgcgtatcaaatggacgccgaaggaagaggagtgcctcgccgaagcttggatgaccgtgtccacgaacggcataatcggggccaatcagtcgttcgacacatattggcttcgagtgaagcaggcgtacgaggagcgcaaactcgtcgatccctacttcaagaagacgaacatgaacgtgttccggggagacaaggcaatggccacccattgggggctcatgcagacggcgtgcagcaaatggcacggcatacaggaggagtgcgagaaacggccgatcagcggccacgacttggagcaaaag ctgcgccgagctttggacatgtacacggacgacaccggcctgcagtttaagttcctcaacgtctacgcccgcctcgagaactgcgagaagtggaaggaagtccgcacgaccctctcgaagagcaagaccgagcagtacaaccccgacgctccggcggcaagcgcggcggaagggcgccctgaactcggccagaagaagctcaaagagctcaaaaagacgggcaatcccgccgacaggatgcaggcgtcgatcgacaagtgctgggccgacttgaggacgcacgccgacgggaggaacgacaagttcgacggcaggtggcgggagatgctcgccaaccaaggcgtccggatcgccctgctgaagacgacggcggcggcgaagaagaggaacacagacttggcgttcctcatgggcggcggcgacatggaactgatggacgaggagacgaggaattggtaccagggccaccgcaacgacatcctccgagccactccggccagtccttcgtcgtctccgccggctcctacctcgtctgcctcaccatctacctcgtcgactgcggctgcttcgacgtccactgccgctggttcatcatccgccgccgcagccgcttcggccacgacgtgtgatgaggaaactggtccgtcggacgaagccgtgccggccgggactgccgacgagcctgtttccgtgtaa
- the LOC127315677 gene encoding putative B3 domain-containing protein Os03g0621600: MASACDKNLGEGCSNIGAESSTRKRPRGRPVKVGHFHDDVCPSHFAKVVMSHGLELLPKPEGFRRYIGQVPKTIMLKTNASCSWMVKVREVDGKISMDQGWAGFAIAQKIKIGYFMTFKVLRDDAYKVAIFDYSMIEIVKKCPQHDPSPCHDARVKAGTGNLC, from the coding sequence ATGGCTTCCGCATGTGACAAGAACCTAGGAGAAGGGTGTTCCAACATAGGTGCCGAAAGCAGCACCCGCAAGAGGCCGAGGGGAAGGCCTGTGAAGGTGGGGCACTTTCATGACGATGTTTGTCCAAGCCATTTCGCCAAGGTTGTCATGTCACATGGCCTGGAATTGTTGCCAAAGCCCGAAGGCTTTAGGCGGTACATTGGCCAAGTCCCCAAGACCATTATGCTGAAGACCAACGCCAGCTGCTCATGGATGGTCAAGGTGAGAGAAGTCGACGGAAAGATTTCCATGGATCAAGGCTGGGCGGGTTTCGCAATCGCTCAAAAAATCAAGATCGGGTACTTCATGACCTTCAAGGTGCTCAGGGACGATGCCTACAAGGTTGCCATCTTTGACTACTCCATGATTGAGATCGTTAAAAAGTGCCCACAACATGATCCTTCCCCTTGCCATGATGCAAGAGTGAAAGCTGGTACTGGTAATCTCTGTTGA